From the Devosia sp. FJ2-5-3 genome, the window TAGCGGGGCCGGCGGCCTGTCCATCGTCAGCGCCGGGGAAGCCAACTTCACCGTGACCATCACCGGCGGTTCAGGCGCTGCTTTTGGTATGGGCGGCACCACCAAGGCCTCGACCAACGGCGTGACGACCCAAGCCGCTGGCATTGTCGGCGGCAACGCCGCGGTTGAAGCAGAAGCCGGCACCACCGCAATCGCCAACGCCACGGTCGATTCCGACCAGACGCTGACGATCGATGATGAAGAAATCACCATCACCTCGGCCATGCAGGTCGCCGATGTCCGCCAGGCCTTCGCGGACAACGCCGTCCTCTCGGGCAAATACGACATCGTCGTTGCCGACGACTTCACCATCACAATGACTGCCAAGACCGAAGGGGCCGCAACCGCAGCTTCCGTCGCGTCGAGCCAGCAGGGTGTCGAAGTCGTCCCTGCAACCGTCGTACTCGACGGCGTCGATTTCAATGACGCCGCCCTGGACATGTCCACTCTCGACAACCAGACCATCACGCTGCGCACCGATGATGGCGAAGAGGTGGACTACGAGTTCGACAACACAACTGACCAGCTTACGGCGATGGCGACAGCCCTCGAGGCTGATGGCTTCGAGATGGCAGTCGATGCCGATACCGGCGCTCTGACGTTCAGCCGCGCCGATGGCAAGAACTTCACCGTCGAGCTGAGCGGTGGTCCCAACAGCGTGCTCGGCATGCCTGCGGCAACCATGGTCAGCATCGACGGTGTTGAAGCCCAGCCGCATGGCATTGTCGGTGGCAATGCTGACGGCGTCGATGCGACCAACGGCACTGCAGTTCAGGCTGAAGTGAAAGGCGTTCAGGAGACCCCCGCTGCTCAGGGTGCTTCGGTTGCGTCCGTGGAAGCGGAAAAGAACACTTTTACCGTTTCCTATGACGGCAAGACGGCCAATGTTTCCGTCGCTGGCGTCAAGGGTGGTGTTGGCTCCAGCGTCAACGCTCTCGACATCAAGAACTGGCAGGATGCCACGGTTGCCGAGGTCAACAAGCAGCTCAAGAACCAGGGTGTTCTCGGTGTCGAGGCCCAGTTCGATGATGCCGGCAAGCTGACCTTCATCGCCAAGGAAGCAGAAGCCAAGACCCTGGCCGTCTCGGGTGACGACGCCGTTGCCTTGTTCGGCACCAACGGTGTGGACACCGGCGTTGCTGAAAAGAGCGGCCTGAATGCCACCAAGACGGTCGACAAGTTCGTCGAACTGATTAACCGCGAGATGAGCGGCAAGGTCCGCGCATCGAACGACAACGGCAAGCTGCGTATCGAAAACCTGTCCACTCAGGCTCTCGATATCGGCATTGATACTGCCGGTGCGGTCAGCTCGCTCAAGGTTGAAGGCAATACGGTCCGTGCGAACCTGTCCAAGCAGTTCAACGAACTGCGCGACCAGCTCGACAAGCTCTCCGATGACGCGTCGTTCAACGGCATCAATTTGCTGCGCGGCGACAAGCTGAAGATCACCTTCAACGAGAGCGGCACCTCGTCCATCGACATTCAGGCGAAGGACAAGGACGGCAATGTTCGCGGCATCAACGCTTCGAACCTCAACATCGATAGCCTGGTTGCAGAAGACCTGGATACCGATGAGGCGATCGACGCTTTCCTCGCCAAGCTCTCTTCGGCACTGACCGAACTGCGCTCGCAGGCTTCGTCTTTCGGTTCGAACCTGTCTTCGGTCGAGAACCGCCAGTCGTTCACCAAGAACATGATCAACACGCTGGAAACCGGCGCGGCGAACCTGACCTTGGCCGACACCAACGAAGAAGCCGCAAACCTCCTGGCCCTCCAGACCCGTCAGCAGCTGTCGTCTTCGGCACTGTCGATGGCCAGCCAGCAGGACCAGGCCGTGCTGCAGCTCCTGCGTTAAGCACAATCATCTCCCGGGGGCGGTTCAACCGCCCCCGGTCTTTGACCCCAAGGTGAACCGATGACGCTCAAGATTACCCTCAAGCCCGGCGAAAGCTTTTTTGTTGGTCGCGCCGAGGTCTTCGCCCAGGGAACATCCATTACCCATCTGTTCGTGCGCGGCGACGCCGCCGTCTTGCGCGACGAGGACTACATCCGTGAGGATGAGGCCGATACCAATGCCAGGCGCCTGCACTACGTGCTCCAGCAGATGTATCTGACCGGCGACATGCGGGCCCATCACGTCGAATATTTTTCGCTGGTCCAGGCGCTCATCGCGGAAAACCCGGACAACAACGCAATCGTGGCCGACCTCAATCAGCTCCTGATCGAGGGGCAGTTCTACAAGGCCATCAAGCTGGCCAAATGCCTCAATAACTCCGCCCTCACCCGCAATGTGACCAGGCTGCGTACGGCCTAGGCCGGTCCCGCCGTCAGCTACGGCGATAGATCAGAGCGAATTTCGTGCGGTTGCCGACACCGAATTTGCGCAGAAGGCTTTTGACATGCACCTTGACCGTGCCGAGTTGCAGCGAGAGACGCTCGGCGATCTCCTTGTCGGTCAAGCCGGTCGCGATCAGGTCAGCCACGTCACTTTCCCGCCGGGTCAGCGGCGTCGGCAGGGGCGTGCGCAAGAATTCAGGCGAAACAAATCTCTGGCCCGCCATCAACAGCTTGAGCGCATGCAGCAGCACCTCGCCGCCCATGGTCTTGCTCAGCCAACCCGCAGCGCCTTGGTCCAGTGCCTGCGCGACCGCGTGCGCATCCGCAATTCCCGAAAGCATGGCGACCGGAATTTCAGGGGATCGTGCGGAAAAAAGTGCGAGAGCCTCAAGACCGTTCATCCCAGGCATGGCATAATCTACCATCACCAGGGAAAAACGTTCTGCATCAAGGGTATCCAGCCCTTCCTGGACCGTCCCAACGGCGCGATATTCGATTGTATTGTCGAGCGATTGCAGCAGGAAGAGCAGCGCATCGCTGAACAGCAGATGATCGTCGATGAACAGAATTCTCTGTGCGGACATAGGAATAGACCAAACTGAGTTTTCCCATCAATAGATACAAACCGGCGCTTTGGTCCATCCTCCTTGCAGCGATATGGCTCGCGTCTTTTCGACTGTCGGACCTGCTTACTTTTTTCCGGACCTATTCGAGCATCTGGTTCCTTCCCAGTGGCGTGACGCTCGCCATCGTCATGGTGGCGCCGCGCCGGATGAAGATCGCCCCGCTCGTCGCCAATCTATTGCTTGCCTTTCCGGCCGTGCGCTGGGTCCTGGGCGTGGATGTCGCAAACGATTACGAGCCCGTCGTCCACGGCATCAGGCTCTATATCGTCTATGGCGGGGCCGCCATGGTCCTCACCCGCTGCTTTGGGGTGGATCGCCCCTTCTTCTCGCTGCGCGACAATCAGGTGTTTATTGTCGTCGCGCTCGTGGCCGCTGCAATCGCTACGGTCAGCGGCATCGGCCTGCACATGCTGGCCGGAAACATGTCACTGGCCGAGGGGCTGAAAATCGCCCCCTCCTGGTGGCTGGGCGACGCCATCGGCGCCATCGTCGTGCCGCCGCTGCTGTTACCCCTGCTCATGAAAGGACTTGGCCAGTCACCCGGCGCTTGGCAATGGCCGCAGGCAGGCGCCGTGGCCGTGCAGGCGCTAACGCTCACCCTCGTGCTCTCGGCTTGCACCCTGGCCAGCGGGGTGCAGGCGAATTTCTGGGATCTGGTCATCATTCCCATTCTGATCTTTGCCCTCAACCGGGGTTATTCGCATGCGGTGACGGCGGTCTTCCTGACCAATTTACTGGCTCCCCTTGCCGTCCTCCTCTTGGCCGATGCCGAGCAGATGATGACCATGGCGCCCCTCCTGCTCACCGCCTCCATCGCGGGCCTGCTGATCGGCGCGGCCAATTCGGACCGGACCAGGGCTCTCGAGGGGCTCGAAGACATCGTCACGCAGCGCACGCGGGATCTGGCGCAGGCCTATGAGACGCAGCGCCATCTGGTGCGCACCATCGGCCACGATCTGCGCCAGCCGATCGAAGCCCTCAACCACATGCTGGGCGGCCTCAAGCAGAAATTGAGCGGCAGCACGTCCGAAGCGCCGCTGGAGCAGGCGCGGGTCTTGAGCGCGCTGGCCTCCGAACTGCTCACCAAGACGCTGACCTATGCAAGGCTGGATGCGGGCAAGCATGTGCTGCAGATCAATGACGTCACCGCAGAGGCGATGTTCCGCCGGCTGGAAGCACTCTACGGCCCGGTGGCGCGCCGCAAAGGCATCACGCTTTCATGGGCGGGCGGCAAAACCCACTTCAGGTCCGACGAGGATCTGCTCTTCCAGGTTTTGGCCAACCACCTCGACAATGCCCTGCGTCTTTCGCCCTCAGGGGCGTCGGTGACAATTTCCGCGCAGGCCGTCAGCGATGGCATCGCGCTATCCGTGTCGGACGCGTTTCCGGGCGACGACACGGCCTTGCACGGCGCGGCGGGGCTGGGGCTTGAAATCGTCAGCCACGCCGGCCTGTTGCTCGGCGGGCGGCTTTTTGCCGAACAGAACCGGCGCGGCATCGTCATCCCCTACCCCATATGAGGTAGTTAATTTTCTCTTAATTTCTGAAATTGCGCCCGATATTGACTTAATTATCAATCGGTAAATGGCTCGGGGGGACCAAAAAATGGCAAGAGAACTGGCGCGAGAGATCCTGTCGCGCAACATGCGCAAGCTGTGCGCCGAGCGCGGCATCGATACCGCGGCGCTGGCACGGGACCTCGAATGGCCTTCCCCCAAGCTTGAGGCCGCCATGTCGGGTTCGTCCGATATCGACCTCGATGATCTGACGCGGCTTGCCAGTGTACTGGCCGTCCCGGCGCACCACCTCCTCACAGCGCCCAGTCATGCCGACGGAAACAGATTGGTGGATATGGCCGCCGATTAATTGCCGATCGCAGAGGTATGCGATAGCGTGCCGGAGAATATTCGGACCTTATCGCATTATGGATAGTCGGGAACTCGTTGGTTGGAACATGCGCCGATTGCGCATCGCCCGCGGTATTTCGCAGGGCCGTCTGGCCGAGATCGCCGGCATCGACCGCACCTATGTCAGTCGGCTCGAGCGTAAAATCGAAAATCCGTCGATCGGCATTCTCGACAAGATTTCCCTGGCTCTGGACGTGCCCATTGCCGATCTTTTCGTGCCGCCGGATGAAGATGCAGCCAAACTGCCCCCGCTCAAGGCCGGCCGCCCACCCAAGGCAAATTCGGCGTCCGACACCTAGGACACGCCGGCACGATTGAAAAAAGCCCCGTAAGTGCGGGGCTTTTCGGTTTCGCCTCTATTGCGCAGCGGTCAGCGCGGGGCTGATCGCAGACGGATCGATCCGCAGGCTGTCCGGCCGCAGCAGCGGCAGGAGCGTGTCGCCCTGCCGTCTGATTTCGGCGAGATAGGGCGTGTCCGAGAGCACGAAGTGGTCGATCCCCAGCGCCTGATATTTGCGCAGGCTTTTGGCCACGTCCTCGGCCGAGCCCACGAGCCAGGTGGTGCCCGCCCCGCCCCCACCAAAGCGGCCCGGCGCGGTATAAAGATTGTCATCGAGCACATCGCCCCGCGCCTGCAGGTCAAACAGGCGCTGCTGGCCCACCGCGTGTCCGCGACGATGATCGTGCCAATTGCCGGCCTGCCCCCTGGCCATTTGCGCCAGCTTTGCCTCGGCGTCCGCCCATGCCTGTTCGGTGGTGTCTCTTACAAAAGTGGTGATGCGCAGCCCGAACTGCAGCGGGGGCAGGTCGCGGTCAAGCACATGGCCGAGGCGTTTCAGCCGATAGATGCGCTCGGCCACGCCATCCAGCGGCTCACCCCAGAAGAGCTGCACATCGGCCTCGGTCGCCGCCACTTTTTCAGCCGCTTCCGAGGCCCCGCCGAAATAGAGCCGCGGATGCAGCCGTTCGCCCCGCACCACCGGCCGCGGCGAGACGGTACTGTCCGCAACCGAAAAATGTTCGCCCGCAAAGTTCACCTTATCTTCGGTCCAGAGCCGGCGCACCAGCCGCATGAATTCCTTCGTGCGCCCATAGCGCTGGGCCTGGTCGCCTTCGCTGTCCCCATAGGCGGCCAGATTGTCCTGCCCCGAGACGATGTTGATGCGCACTCTTCCCTTGGAAAGATGATCGAGCGTTGCCGCCGCCGCGGCGAAATTGGCCGGACGCCAATAACCCGGGCGGATGGCGATGAGCGGCTCGAAGGTCCTGGTCTGCGCCGTCAGCGCCGTGGCGAGCGTAAACGTGTCCGGCCGCCCCCAGCCGGTTCCGATCAGCGCCCCGTCCCAGCCGTGGTCTTCAAGGGCGCGAGCCTGTTCGGTGAGCGTTTCGAGGCTGTTGTGATCGGCATCCACCGGCTCGCCGCGATGGCCCGCATCGGCCTGGTTGGGGATGTACCAGAGAAATTCCGGGTTCTGGCTCATGACTTGCTCCTGTGTCGGATCAGGTGATCCGTCGGTTGAGGTGGAAATCGGTGGGGTTCGGGCGGCCTTCGAGCGGATGGCCGGGATCGGTAAAGCCATGGGTCGAGGCATGGCCGGGCGGCACGAGGCCATCGATAAGGGCCTCGTCCTCGGCCGTCAGCCTGACCTCGAGCGCCCGCAGATAGCTCTGCCACTGCTCTTCGGTTCTCGGACCGGCAATGGCCGCGGTCACATAGGGATTGTTGAGCACCCAGGCGGTCGCGAACTCGGCCGGCGCAATGCCGCGCGGCTTGAGATAATCGGCAAGCTTTTGCGCCGCCTCGATCGATTCCGGGCGCCACTCGGTTTCGGCGATGCGCTTGTCGCCGCGTCCGGCCCGTGTGTCGGCATCCGGCGTCGCCCCCGGCACATATTTGGCCGTCAGCACGCCCCGGGCGAGCGGGCTATAGGGGACGACGCCAAGTCCATAGGCCGCCGCCGCCGGCAATTGCTCGACCTCGGCCGTGCGGTTGACGATATTGTAGAGCGGCTGGCTGACGATCGGTCGGTCGATGCCCAGTTGGTCGGCCAGATGGGCGATCTGGGCAATGCGCCAACCCCGGAAATTGGACACGCCGTAATAGCGCAGCTTTCCGGCCCTGATCAGATCGCCGATGGCGCGCAGCGGCTCTTCAGGCCGAGCGTCGAAGATGGCGCGATGAAAATAGAGGATGTCGATATAATCGGTGCCAAGCCGGCGGAGGCTCGCCTCCACCGCCTCGAAGACCCATTTTCGCGAGTAGCCGCCGCGATTGGGGCCATCGCCCGCCGCATTGACGAATTTGGTGGCGATCACCCAGGCGTCGCGGTCGTCCGCCACGGCGCGTCCCACGATCTCCTCGGACACGCCCTTGTTGTAGACGTCGGCGGTGTCGATGAAATTGATGCCATGCTCGCGTGCCGAGGCGACGATCCGGTGCGAAGTGGCCTCGTCGGTCGGCCCCCCGAACATCATGGTCCCGAGCGATAGCCTCGACACTTTGAGAGCGCTGGCGCCGAGATTGCGGTATTCAGTCATAGAAAAAAGTCCCTTGTTGTCTTATCCGGCCGCCCGGGCCTGGCGCTGTGCCGCAAAACGGTTGACGGGGCGGGCAAGGCCGAGATTGTCACGCAGCGTCGTGCCTTCATACTCCGTCCGGAACAGCCCGCGCCGCTGCAGGAGCGGCACCACCTGATCGACGAAGTCGGTGAGGCCAGTGGGCAATATCGGCGGCATGATGTTGAAGGCGTCGGCCGCTCCGTTGACGAACCAAACTTCGATGGCGTCGGCGATCTGCTCGGGCGTGCCCACCACCGTGCGATGCCCGCGCGCCCCGGCAACGGCCAGATAGAGCTGGCGCAGCGTCAGGTTATTGCGCTCGACAAGATCGGTGACGAGTTTGAGGCGGCTCTTGTTGAGTTCGGTATCCTGCGGCAGCGGCGGCGCGCGGTCGTCGAGGTCATAACCCGAGAGGTCAAATCCCTTGTAGTGGCGCTGCAATATGGTCCAGGCGATCGAGGGATGAATGAGCGACTGGATGAAGTCGTAGTTCTCGGCTGCCTCCTTCTCCGTGCCGCCCAGAACCGGGAAGATGCCCGGGCTGATGAGAAGCTGGTCGGGCGTGCGGCCATAGCGGGCGAGACGCCCCTTCACATCGGCGTAAAA encodes:
- a CDS encoding flagellin translates to MGSDISLSKAVRANLLSLQNTAEMMNKTQNRLATGNKVNSALDNPSNFFTASALNSRAADMSNLLDSMASGIKVIEAANNGITALTKNLESMQSTLRQARQDKSFQTQSFEVNDNTVLKLGGGQFSDSVSELSLATAAQPGKQAKITTTGTSAFLGPQSSTAGTTGAGARSVISLTPGAFSAGDVFKVAGIDVTVANTNADAAITAEDVAANIRTALDDSAVAGQFVVSLGTGDNDGKIIIESVNTSAAAASVDFDPDSDPSTGVGAATMGKTTFNYSAVTTSITVGDNTVETGVSFDTFVANLKAGEKDGGYKVDFDTTSKQITLTSTQWGGAPPEVTGVATYSAEVPATKAVTTFQIASAGVGTSAETTFQLQVDGSGDLLNDQELEVGDYDDPVVLTAGMDAAAIKLAFEDIIGDDYDVEVDADLNVTLTGKEVGGAALTVTSDQAEVTGNDASITGAGGVDLGALADLNAYSGVAISIDDGTGAVSHTISNGNTFADLKTALETGGKYTVTSGAGGLSIVSAGEANFTVTITGGSGAAFGMGGTTKASTNGVTTQAAGIVGGNAAVEAEAGTTAIANATVDSDQTLTIDDEEITITSAMQVADVRQAFADNAVLSGKYDIVVADDFTITMTAKTEGAATAASVASSQQGVEVVPATVVLDGVDFNDAALDMSTLDNQTITLRTDDGEEVDYEFDNTTDQLTAMATALEADGFEMAVDADTGALTFSRADGKNFTVELSGGPNSVLGMPAATMVSIDGVEAQPHGIVGGNADGVDATNGTAVQAEVKGVQETPAAQGASVASVEAEKNTFTVSYDGKTANVSVAGVKGGVGSSVNALDIKNWQDATVAEVNKQLKNQGVLGVEAQFDDAGKLTFIAKEAEAKTLAVSGDDAVALFGTNGVDTGVAEKSGLNATKTVDKFVELINREMSGKVRASNDNGKLRIENLSTQALDIGIDTAGAVSSLKVEGNTVRANLSKQFNELRDQLDKLSDDASFNGINLLRGDKLKITFNESGTSSIDIQAKDKDGNVRGINASNLNIDSLVAEDLDTDEAIDAFLAKLSSALTELRSQASSFGSNLSSVENRQSFTKNMINTLETGAANLTLADTNEEAANLLALQTRQQLSSSALSMASQQDQAVLQLLR
- a CDS encoding flagellar biosynthesis repressor FlbT, with translation MTLKITLKPGESFFVGRAEVFAQGTSITHLFVRGDAAVLRDEDYIREDEADTNARRLHYVLQQMYLTGDMRAHHVEYFSLVQALIAENPDNNAIVADLNQLLIEGQFYKAIKLAKCLNNSALTRNVTRLRTA
- a CDS encoding response regulator transcription factor, with product MSAQRILFIDDHLLFSDALLFLLQSLDNTIEYRAVGTVQEGLDTLDAERFSLVMVDYAMPGMNGLEALALFSARSPEIPVAMLSGIADAHAVAQALDQGAAGWLSKTMGGEVLLHALKLLMAGQRFVSPEFLRTPLPTPLTRRESDVADLIATGLTDKEIAERLSLQLGTVKVHVKSLLRKFGVGNRTKFALIYRRS
- a CDS encoding MASE1 domain-containing protein encodes the protein MLLAAIWLASFRLSDLLTFFRTYSSIWFLPSGVTLAIVMVAPRRMKIAPLVANLLLAFPAVRWVLGVDVANDYEPVVHGIRLYIVYGGAAMVLTRCFGVDRPFFSLRDNQVFIVVALVAAAIATVSGIGLHMLAGNMSLAEGLKIAPSWWLGDAIGAIVVPPLLLPLLMKGLGQSPGAWQWPQAGAVAVQALTLTLVLSACTLASGVQANFWDLVIIPILIFALNRGYSHAVTAVFLTNLLAPLAVLLLADAEQMMTMAPLLLTASIAGLLIGAANSDRTRALEGLEDIVTQRTRDLAQAYETQRHLVRTIGHDLRQPIEALNHMLGGLKQKLSGSTSEAPLEQARVLSALASELLTKTLTYARLDAGKHVLQINDVTAEAMFRRLEALYGPVARRKGITLSWAGGKTHFRSDEDLLFQVLANHLDNALRLSPSGASVTISAQAVSDGIALSVSDAFPGDDTALHGAAGLGLEIVSHAGLLLGGRLFAEQNRRGIVIPYPI
- a CDS encoding helix-turn-helix domain-containing protein, with amino-acid sequence MARELAREILSRNMRKLCAERGIDTAALARDLEWPSPKLEAAMSGSSDIDLDDLTRLASVLAVPAHHLLTAPSHADGNRLVDMAAD
- a CDS encoding helix-turn-helix transcriptional regulator; the protein is MRRLRIARGISQGRLAEIAGIDRTYVSRLERKIENPSIGILDKISLALDVPIADLFVPPDEDAAKLPPLKAGRPPKANSASDT
- a CDS encoding LLM class flavin-dependent oxidoreductase, which produces MSQNPEFLWYIPNQADAGHRGEPVDADHNSLETLTEQARALEDHGWDGALIGTGWGRPDTFTLATALTAQTRTFEPLIAIRPGYWRPANFAAAAATLDHLSKGRVRINIVSGQDNLAAYGDSEGDQAQRYGRTKEFMRLVRRLWTEDKVNFAGEHFSVADSTVSPRPVVRGERLHPRLYFGGASEAAEKVAATEADVQLFWGEPLDGVAERIYRLKRLGHVLDRDLPPLQFGLRITTFVRDTTEQAWADAEAKLAQMARGQAGNWHDHRRGHAVGQQRLFDLQARGDVLDDNLYTAPGRFGGGGAGTTWLVGSAEDVAKSLRKYQALGIDHFVLSDTPYLAEIRRQGDTLLPLLRPDSLRIDPSAISPALTAAQ
- a CDS encoding aldo/keto reductase; amino-acid sequence: MTEYRNLGASALKVSRLSLGTMMFGGPTDEATSHRIVASAREHGINFIDTADVYNKGVSEEIVGRAVADDRDAWVIATKFVNAAGDGPNRGGYSRKWVFEAVEASLRRLGTDYIDILYFHRAIFDARPEEPLRAIGDLIRAGKLRYYGVSNFRGWRIAQIAHLADQLGIDRPIVSQPLYNIVNRTAEVEQLPAAAAYGLGVVPYSPLARGVLTAKYVPGATPDADTRAGRGDKRIAETEWRPESIEAAQKLADYLKPRGIAPAEFATAWVLNNPYVTAAIAGPRTEEQWQSYLRALEVRLTAEDEALIDGLVPPGHASTHGFTDPGHPLEGRPNPTDFHLNRRIT